From Paralcaligenes sp. KSB-10:
GGCCATCGAGGTCATTACCGGCAGCCACAGCGTCGATCAATACAGGCAGTACGCCGACGTTGCGCGTCGATACGGCTTTATGGCCTCCTGCGGCTCCGATTTTCATAGCCCGGGCGAAAGTAGAAAGGATCTGGGATCCCTGCCGTTGCTGCCCGCCGACTTAAGAGCGGTCTGGCACGATTGGGTCTGATGCGTGACCCATCGAATGGCCTGAACAAAATGGCTCGATACGGGTCATAGCTTATATAAGCCTCAATAGGCCTTTTTAACAAGCTCGTCCAACTTGAAGTTCAAGCCCTTGTGCAGGTTTACGTTTTTCACTCCATGAATAAAGCTTTTGTAAAAGAATCCGATCACGATGACGAAGAGGACCCGGGCACCGAGGCCCCGCCTTTGCCGGCGGGCACCAAGAATTACATTACGGTGCAGGGCTATCAGAGGCTGCGTGCCGAATTGGCGCATTTAATGACCGAAGAGCGTCCCTCGGTCGTACAGGTGGTGTCGTGGGCGGCATCCAATGGCGATCGTTCCGAGAACGGCGATTACCTGTATGGCAAGAAACGCTTGCGCGAAATCGACCGGCGCATGCGCTTTTTGACCAAACGCCTTGAAATTGCCGAGGTGGTCGATCCCGCTTTCCAGCCCAATAAAGATCAGGTTTTTTTCGGGGCGACCGTGTTGTATGCCGACAAGGCGGGGGAAGAGCACAGGGTAACGATCGTGGGTGTGGACGAAGCCGAGCCCTTGCAGGGGAAAATCAGCTGGATTTCGCCTGTTGCGCGGGCCCTGATCAAGTCCCGCGAGGGCGACACCGTCAATTTGCGTACGCCGGCCGGCATCGACGAGCTGGATATTATCGAAATCAGCTACCCTTCCTTATAACGGCAAGCCGTTTTTTCCCGGGATGGCAGGGCTGGGGCCGCGCTTGTCCGAAAGAGTGGGAAATATACTTCCGGCATGCGTCAGCCGAGTTGTGCTTAAGCCGTTAAAATGCGGTTTTACATCATTCAGCCTGCGCCTTCATCGTGAATTCTATCCAGCATTTTCTTGGTTCTTCGGTTTTGTCGTCGTTTCGCCGCGAGCGCCTGC
This genomic window contains:
- the greB gene encoding transcription elongation factor GreB produces the protein MNKAFVKESDHDDEEDPGTEAPPLPAGTKNYITVQGYQRLRAELAHLMTEERPSVVQVVSWAASNGDRSENGDYLYGKKRLREIDRRMRFLTKRLEIAEVVDPAFQPNKDQVFFGATVLYADKAGEEHRVTIVGVDEAEPLQGKISWISPVARALIKSREGDTVNLRTPAGIDELDIIEISYPSL